One Nostoc punctiforme PCC 73102 DNA window includes the following coding sequences:
- a CDS encoding 30S ribosomal protein S1 yields the protein MVNQNLTATEIGFTHEDFAALLDKYDYHFSPGDVVPGTVFSIEPRGALIDIGAKTAAYIPIQEMSINRVDSPEEVLQSNETREFFILTDENEDGQLTLSIRRIEYMRAWERVRQLQAEDATVRSGVFATNRGGALVRIEGLRGFIPGSHISTRKPKEELVGEELPLKFLEVDEERNRLVLSHRRALVERKMNRLEVGEVVIGTVRGIKPYGAFIDIGGVSGLLHISEISHEHIDTPHSVFNVNDEVKVMIIDLDAERGRISLSTKQLEPEPGDMIKNRDLVYDKAEEMAAKYREQLLAKQQGATAAPAAPADVLAEEDIPPATELEDEIPPAAELEEEIPPAAEIEEVTPVVAEIQEKIPATTETEEEIPAAIEE from the coding sequence ATGGTCAATCAGAATTTAACCGCTACAGAAATTGGATTCACTCACGAAGATTTCGCTGCTCTACTTGACAAATACGATTATCATTTTAGCCCTGGCGATGTTGTACCAGGAACAGTTTTCAGTATAGAGCCGCGCGGCGCTCTGATTGACATTGGTGCTAAAACCGCAGCATATATTCCTATACAAGAAATGTCTATTAACCGGGTGGATAGCCCGGAAGAAGTCTTACAGTCAAACGAAACGCGTGAGTTTTTCATCCTTACCGATGAAAACGAAGATGGTCAATTAACCCTTTCCATTCGCCGTATTGAATATATGCGGGCTTGGGAACGCGTGCGACAGCTGCAAGCAGAAGATGCCACTGTCCGTTCTGGCGTGTTTGCAACCAATCGCGGTGGTGCATTGGTAAGGATTGAAGGATTACGTGGCTTTATCCCAGGTTCTCACATCAGTACTCGCAAACCCAAAGAAGAATTGGTAGGCGAAGAACTGCCATTGAAATTCCTAGAGGTGGATGAAGAACGTAACCGCTTAGTTCTATCTCATCGTCGGGCGTTGGTTGAACGCAAGATGAACCGCCTAGAAGTCGGGGAAGTAGTGATTGGTACAGTTCGTGGTATCAAACCCTACGGTGCTTTCATCGACATTGGTGGTGTCAGTGGTCTACTACACATTTCTGAGATTTCCCACGAACATATTGATACACCTCATAGCGTGTTCAATGTCAATGATGAAGTGAAAGTGATGATCATTGACTTGGATGCAGAAAGGGGTCGCATTTCCCTATCTACCAAGCAGCTAGAACCCGAACCCGGCGACATGATTAAAAACCGGGATTTGGTTTACGATAAGGCAGAAGAAATGGCTGCTAAATATCGCGAACAGCTGTTAGCGAAGCAACAAGGTGCTACTGCTGCGCCTGCTGCACCTGCTGATGTTTTAGCAGAAGAAGATATTCCACCAGCAACAGAACTTGAAGACGAGATTCCACCAGCAGCAGAACTAGAAGAAGAAATTCCACCAGCAGCAGAAATTGAGGAAGTAACCCCAGTAGTTGCGGAAATTCAAGAAAAGATTCCAGCAACCACGGAAACTGAAGAAGAAATTCCAGCAGCTATTGAAGAATAA
- a CDS encoding photosystem II reaction center protein T: MESVAYILIFTLCIGTIFFAIAFREPPRFEKPKDK; encoded by the coding sequence ATGGAAAGCGTTGCGTACATCTTGATTTTTACTCTGTGTATAGGTACTATCTTTTTTGCGATCGCATTTCGCGAACCCCCTCGCTTTGAGAAACCAAAAGATAAGTAG
- the psbB gene encoding photosystem II chlorophyll-binding protein CP47, whose protein sequence is MGLPWYRVHTVVLNDPGRLISVHLMHTALVAGWAGSMALYELAVFDPSDPVLNPMWRQGMFVLPFMSRLGVTQSWGGWNVTGGPATDPGFWSFEGVAAAHIVLSGLLFLAAVWHWVYWDLELFRDPRTGEPALDLPKMFGIHLFLSGLLCFGFGAFHVTGLFGPGIWVSDAYGITGAAQGVAPEWGPDGFNPYNPGGIAAHHIAAGVVGIIAGLFHLTVRPPERLYKALRMGNIETVLSSSIAAVFFAAFVVAGTMWYGNAATPIELFGPTRYQWDQSYFRQEIQRRVQTDVAQGATLDQAWSQIPEKLAFYDYVGNSPAKGGLFRTGPMVKGDGIAQSWQGHAVFKDSEGRELTVRRLPNFFETFPVILTDADGIVRADIPFRRAESKYSFEQSGVTVSFYGGDLNGKTFTEPADVKKYARKAQGGEIFEFDRETLNSDGVFRTSPRGWFTFGHAVFALLFFFGHLWHGARTIYRDVFAGVDADLEEQVEWGLFQKVGDKSTRRKEAL, encoded by the coding sequence ATGGGACTACCCTGGTACCGAGTACATACAGTCGTTCTGAATGATCCAGGGCGACTGATTTCTGTACACCTGATGCACACAGCCTTAGTAGCAGGCTGGGCTGGTTCGATGGCACTCTACGAACTGGCTGTTTTTGACCCTAGCGATCCGGTTCTAAATCCGATGTGGCGGCAAGGGATGTTCGTCCTACCCTTCATGTCGCGTTTGGGCGTTACCCAATCTTGGGGTGGTTGGAACGTTACTGGTGGTCCAGCAACCGATCCTGGCTTTTGGTCATTTGAAGGCGTTGCTGCGGCTCACATTGTTCTTTCCGGTCTTTTATTCCTAGCTGCCGTATGGCACTGGGTTTACTGGGATTTGGAACTCTTTAGAGATCCCCGCACTGGTGAACCTGCTCTAGACTTGCCAAAAATGTTTGGCATTCACCTGTTCTTATCTGGTCTACTTTGTTTTGGCTTTGGTGCTTTTCATGTCACCGGACTATTTGGACCGGGGATATGGGTTTCTGACGCTTATGGTATAACTGGGGCTGCCCAGGGAGTAGCACCGGAATGGGGCCCAGATGGTTTTAACCCATATAACCCTGGTGGCATTGCGGCTCACCACATTGCTGCTGGTGTTGTTGGTATTATTGCAGGCTTATTCCACCTCACAGTTAGACCCCCAGAACGGCTCTATAAAGCCCTACGGATGGGGAACATTGAAACAGTACTTTCTAGCAGTATTGCAGCAGTTTTCTTTGCTGCTTTCGTTGTTGCCGGTACTATGTGGTACGGAAACGCTGCCACTCCCATCGAATTGTTTGGCCCTACCCGTTACCAATGGGATCAAAGCTACTTCCGTCAAGAAATTCAGCGCCGCGTCCAAACTGACGTTGCTCAAGGTGCAACCCTTGACCAAGCTTGGTCGCAGATTCCTGAAAAGCTGGCTTTTTATGATTACGTCGGTAATAGCCCCGCTAAAGGCGGTCTATTCCGTACAGGGCCAATGGTGAAGGGTGATGGCATTGCCCAATCTTGGCAAGGTCACGCTGTATTCAAAGATTCCGAAGGACGGGAATTGACCGTGCGTCGTCTCCCTAACTTCTTTGAAACCTTCCCAGTGATTTTGACCGATGCTGATGGAATTGTCCGCGCTGACATCCCCTTCCGTCGGGCAGAATCTAAGTATAGCTTCGAGCAATCTGGTGTCACCGTCAGCTTCTATGGTGGCGATCTGAATGGTAAAACCTTTACAGAACCAGCCGATGTGAAGAAGTATGCCCGTAAAGCTCAAGGTGGCGAAATCTTTGAATTTGACCGAGAAACCTTGAACTCTGATGGTGTATTCCGCACTAGTCCTAGAGGTTGGTTTACCTTTGGACACGCTGTATTTGCTCTGCTGTTCTTCTTTGGTCATCTCTGGCATGGCGCTCGGACAATCTACCGAGACGTATTTGCTGGTGTTGATGCGGATCTAGAAGAGCAAGTTGAGTGGGGTCTGTTCCAGAAAGTGGGTGACAAGTCAACCCGCCGGAAAGAAGCCCTTTAA
- a CDS encoding DNA adenine methylase produces the protein MNKPINSPFRYPGGKFYARNLILNHIPSHSYYVEPFAGGGSIFFVKDKVNINWLNDIDELLINTLLIIRDQPEELIKFLAGESATKERHTYYKNEFIPQNQLEQAGRWFYLNRTSYSGIMKHQNCYWGYGDKYSMRPENWPRNIRRTSDKLQNVQITNLDFEEVIESVPNGSFLFIDPPYFNADQDKLYAHSFSKDDHFRLCQILNRYKGKIKFLLTYDNNDTIRNLYEWALEIHDKEWNYTISRSDDQKNGESKQDNFKGERYKGKEIFILNYSSLESTSLNS, from the coding sequence ATGAACAAACCGATAAACTCACCATTTAGATATCCTGGCGGCAAATTTTATGCTCGCAATTTGATTCTTAATCATATTCCTTCTCACTCTTATTATGTTGAACCTTTTGCGGGGGGTGGTTCTATTTTTTTTGTAAAAGATAAAGTAAATATTAATTGGCTCAATGATATTGATGAATTATTAATAAATACCTTATTAATAATTAGAGATCAACCAGAAGAATTAATCAAATTTTTAGCAGGGGAATCTGCTACGAAAGAAAGACATACATATTATAAAAATGAATTCATTCCACAAAATCAATTAGAACAAGCTGGTAGATGGTTTTACCTTAACAGAACTTCCTACTCTGGGATTATGAAGCATCAAAACTGTTATTGGGGATATGGTGACAAATATAGTATGCGTCCAGAGAATTGGCCCAGAAACATACGTAGAACTTCTGATAAACTTCAAAACGTTCAAATTACTAATCTCGATTTTGAAGAAGTTATCGAATCTGTACCTAATGGATCTTTTTTATTCATTGACCCTCCTTATTTCAATGCAGATCAAGATAAACTTTATGCTCATTCATTTTCTAAAGACGATCATTTCAGGCTATGTCAAATATTAAATAGATACAAGGGAAAAATAAAGTTTCTTCTAACTTACGATAATAACGACACAATTAGAAATCTATATGAATGGGCATTGGAAATACACGACAAAGAATGGAATTATACAATTAGTAGAAGTGACGATCAAAAAAATGGGGAAAGTAAGCAAGATAACTTTAAAGGCGAACGATATAAGGGGAAAGAAATTTTTATATTAAACTACTCTTCTCTTGAATCTACTTCTCTCAATTCGTAA
- a CDS encoding ABC transporter substrate-binding protein: protein MTWFSLSVQRWGRITQFLSLFCLCLFLVVSCAPRPQPSTPPSGSVSSPTGDGRITIGTTAKPRTLDPADAYELASLGLVFNMSDRLYTYEPGSTEIKPQLATALPKVSQDALTYTIPLRQGVVFHDGTPFNAEAMAFTINRFIQNKGKPSFLLADVVDSVKSTSEYELTIKLKKPFAAFPSLLAFPGVCAVSPKAYELGAGKFKPNIFVGTGPYKLAQYGTDSIRFDTFDKYWGEKPANKGVNLQIQTSPVNLFNAFRTGAVDVAYLSLQPDQNRSLEEGGKKGDWQAIAAEGSVVSYLVLNRNQKPLDKLEVRQAIASIIDRPLLNERALLGQADPLYSMIPTTFKVSVPLFKDAYGDANFDQAKKLLTTAGFSKENPAKVQIWYPSSSPTRSLAAQTLKSLVDAKMDGILQFEVTPAEGPTFFKDIAKGLYPGALLDWYPDFLDPDNYVQPFLSCDKGSVAKGCEDGGSQTQGSFYYNEAMNKLIDQQRKELNPEARQKIFAEIQKQVTADVPYVPLWQSKDYVFAQKGVNSVQLNPTQILVYQTIKK, encoded by the coding sequence ATGACCTGGTTTTCCTTGTCCGTGCAACGGTGGGGTCGGATTACACAATTCCTATCTTTGTTCTGTCTATGCTTATTTTTAGTTGTTAGTTGCGCTCCTCGTCCACAGCCTTCTACGCCACCATCGGGTTCTGTAAGTAGCCCTACAGGTGATGGTCGTATTACTATAGGTACAACAGCAAAGCCGAGAACCCTTGATCCAGCTGATGCTTATGAGTTAGCATCCTTGGGTTTGGTGTTTAATATGAGCGATCGCCTCTACACCTACGAACCAGGAAGTACGGAAATTAAGCCACAGCTAGCAACAGCATTACCTAAAGTCAGTCAAGATGCCTTAACTTATACCATCCCCTTACGTCAGGGAGTGGTTTTTCACGATGGGACTCCCTTCAACGCCGAAGCAATGGCGTTTACCATCAACCGCTTTATTCAAAATAAAGGAAAACCCTCATTCTTGCTAGCTGATGTAGTAGATTCGGTAAAAAGTACAAGTGAGTATGAGTTAACCATTAAGCTGAAAAAGCCCTTTGCAGCCTTTCCTTCACTGCTGGCGTTTCCTGGAGTCTGTGCGGTTTCGCCAAAAGCTTACGAACTCGGTGCTGGTAAATTTAAGCCGAATATTTTTGTAGGAACTGGCCCTTACAAGTTAGCGCAGTATGGTACTGATTCAATAAGATTTGATACGTTTGATAAATATTGGGGAGAAAAACCAGCTAACAAGGGTGTTAACCTCCAAATTCAAACTAGTCCGGTTAATTTGTTTAATGCTTTCCGTACAGGCGCTGTAGATGTAGCTTATCTATCGCTACAGCCAGATCAAAATCGGAGCTTAGAAGAAGGTGGTAAAAAAGGGGATTGGCAAGCGATCGCAGCTGAAGGTAGTGTAGTAAGCTATCTGGTATTGAACCGGAATCAAAAGCCTTTAGATAAATTAGAAGTCAGACAAGCGATCGCGTCAATAATTGACCGTCCACTCTTAAATGAGCGGGCCTTACTTGGTCAAGCAGATCCGCTATATAGCATGATTCCCACAACATTTAAAGTTTCTGTACCATTATTCAAAGATGCTTATGGCGATGCTAACTTCGACCAAGCTAAAAAATTGTTAACTACTGCTGGTTTCTCCAAAGAAAATCCGGCAAAAGTCCAAATTTGGTATCCTTCTAGTTCGCCTACTCGTAGTTTGGCAGCACAGACGCTCAAATCTCTTGTAGATGCCAAAATGGATGGAATACTGCAATTTGAAGTTACCCCTGCTGAGGGCCCGACATTTTTTAAAGACATTGCCAAAGGATTATATCCAGGAGCTTTACTTGATTGGTATCCAGACTTTTTAGATCCAGATAATTACGTCCAGCCGTTTTTGTCTTGTGACAAAGGTTCAGTTGCTAAAGGATGTGAAGATGGAGGCAGTCAAACTCAGGGTTCGTTCTACTATAACGAAGCGATGAATAAACTGATCGATCAACAACGCAAAGAGCTAAATCCCGAAGCGCGTCAGAAAATTTTTGCAGAAATTCAAAAGCAAGTAACTGCTGATGTACCTTACGTTCCCTTATGGCAAAGTAAAGACTATGTATTTGCTCAAAAAGGTGTGAACAGCGTACAACTTAACCCAACCCAAATTCTGGTTTACCAGACAATTAAAAAGTAG
- a CDS encoding ABC transporter permease, whose product MSRSKALQYYIVSRLLLAPLQLLTIITIVFLLLRATPGDPADAILGGRAPEAAKEELRKQLGLNFPLWLQYLNYLGSILRFDLGTSLMSRGQNVWDIIGQYFPATVELAVCSMAVALIVGIAVGTLSASRPGTYFDVGGRLFGIITYALPMFWAGMLLQLIFSVQLGWFPNSNRFPPNLPAPTPVTGLYTIDSLLGGNLTQFFTSLHHLALPSLTLGILLSGIFERIVRVNLKQTLQADYVEAARARGIGENKILASHALKNALIPVITVLGLTFASLLGGAILTEVTFSWPGLANRLYQAIADRDYPTVQGVLVFFGAIVVSASILIDILNAYVDPRIRY is encoded by the coding sequence ATGTCTCGCTCTAAAGCTTTACAATATTACATAGTTTCTCGGTTGCTTCTCGCACCACTTCAGCTATTAACAATTATTACCATTGTCTTTCTCTTATTAAGAGCAACACCAGGAGATCCCGCAGATGCAATTCTTGGTGGACGTGCGCCAGAAGCTGCTAAAGAAGAATTGCGGAAACAACTAGGTTTAAACTTTCCTTTGTGGCTACAGTACCTAAATTACTTGGGAAGCATACTGCGCTTTGACTTGGGAACGTCTTTAATGAGTCGCGGACAGAATGTTTGGGACATCATTGGGCAATATTTCCCGGCGACGGTGGAGTTAGCAGTATGTAGTATGGCGGTTGCACTCATCGTTGGAATTGCGGTTGGGACTCTTTCAGCTTCTCGTCCTGGGACATATTTCGATGTCGGCGGGCGCTTATTTGGGATCATCACCTACGCACTCCCCATGTTTTGGGCGGGAATGCTTTTGCAGTTGATTTTCTCAGTCCAACTGGGTTGGTTTCCCAATTCCAACCGCTTTCCGCCTAATCTTCCGGCTCCCACTCCTGTGACTGGGTTGTATACAATTGATAGCTTACTCGGTGGAAATCTCACCCAGTTTTTCACATCTTTGCACCATCTTGCCCTACCGAGTCTGACTTTGGGAATTCTGCTGAGTGGGATTTTTGAACGAATTGTGCGAGTGAATTTAAAGCAAACCTTGCAAGCAGATTATGTAGAAGCCGCTAGAGCCAGAGGTATTGGTGAAAATAAAATTTTAGCCTCCCATGCCTTAAAGAATGCTCTAATCCCAGTAATTACAGTCTTAGGATTAACTTTTGCCTCTCTGTTGGGTGGAGCGATTTTGACAGAAGTGACATTTTCTTGGCCTGGGTTAGCTAATCGACTGTATCAAGCGATCGCAGATCGCGATTATCCCACAGTTCAAGGGGTGCTAGTATTTTTTGGTGCGATCGTTGTGAGCGCCAGCATTTTGATTGATATTTTAAATGCTTATGTAGATCCGCGAATTCGCTACTAA
- a CDS encoding ABC transporter permease has product MDWWRRLKKNPLAQFGAILLLIFYIAVIAADFVAPYDPYASQPNGSLLPPTQIHWVSQSGQFIGPHVYPTTQGDTNLETGDRQLIVDFKKPSPVRLFVSGPEYRLLQMSLPLPPKWDEVTIFPGIPLNWHLFGTTTDAKVNILGTDDQSRDQFSRLLHGGRISMFIGIFGIIITYPLGLLIGGISGYLGGVTDSVIMRLAEVLMTFPSIYLLVTLGAVLPPGLSSTQRFLLIVVITSVISWAGLARVIRGQVLSIKEREFVQASRAMGANPLYIILRHVLPQTASYVVISATLAIPSFIGAEAILSLIGLGIQQPDPSWGNMLSLASNASILVLQPWLIWPPAVLIILTVLAFNLLGDGLRDALDPRSLRR; this is encoded by the coding sequence ATGGATTGGTGGCGACGACTAAAGAAAAATCCTTTGGCACAATTTGGGGCGATTTTGCTGTTAATTTTCTACATAGCAGTAATTGCAGCAGATTTCGTGGCTCCTTATGACCCTTATGCCTCACAGCCTAATGGTTCACTGCTGCCACCAACTCAGATACACTGGGTTTCTCAATCAGGACAGTTTATCGGGCCCCATGTTTATCCCACAACTCAGGGAGACACAAATTTAGAAACAGGCGATCGCCAACTCATCGTAGACTTCAAAAAGCCATCACCTGTACGTCTATTTGTTTCCGGGCCAGAATACCGATTGTTGCAGATGAGTTTGCCACTACCCCCCAAGTGGGATGAAGTCACAATCTTTCCTGGTATTCCCTTAAATTGGCATTTATTTGGCACAACAACTGACGCAAAAGTCAATATCTTGGGTACTGATGACCAAAGCCGCGACCAATTTAGTCGCCTCTTACATGGCGGTCGCATCAGTATGTTTATTGGGATTTTTGGCATTATCATTACCTATCCCCTCGGTTTGCTCATTGGTGGAATTTCCGGTTATTTAGGCGGTGTGACTGATAGCGTCATTATGCGCTTGGCAGAAGTGCTAATGACCTTCCCTAGTATTTATCTTTTGGTGACTTTGGGAGCAGTCTTACCACCTGGTTTAAGCAGTACCCAGCGCTTTTTGCTGATTGTGGTGATTACTTCGGTTATTAGCTGGGCTGGTTTAGCACGAGTCATTCGGGGACAGGTACTATCAATTAAAGAGCGAGAATTTGTCCAAGCATCACGCGCGATGGGCGCAAACCCTCTTTATATAATCCTCCGCCACGTCTTGCCGCAAACGGCTAGTTATGTAGTTATCTCCGCTACTCTTGCAATTCCCAGCTTTATTGGTGCAGAGGCGATACTAAGTCTCATCGGCTTGGGAATTCAACAACCAGACCCCTCTTGGGGAAATATGCTTTCTCTGGCTAGCAATGCTTCAATTTTGGTACTGCAACCTTGGTTAATTTGGCCGCCGGCTGTGTTGATTATTCTCACAGTGCTAGCATTCAACTTACTCGGTGATGGGCTGAGAGATGCACTCGACCCTCGGAGTTTGAGAAGATAA
- a CDS encoding Npun_R2479 family HD domain-containing metalloprotein, whose protein sequence is MFNATEILIDAFVNEIREGYRRTYGCFKNDYQDIIAWAGNMALENIANSDALYHNVEHTVLVTLVGQEILRGKHIREGGVSSEDWLHCIISLVSHDIGYVKGVCRLDQEAVGLYSTGKNGKMVSVAPGASDASLTPYHVDRAKLFIDERFGGHKLIDAEAIKSNIELTRFPVPAAEDHQDTKCFAGLVRAADLIGQLSDPRYLKKITSLFYEFEETGVNKVLGYKTPADLRNNYAKFYWNGVYPYIQEGLHYLSLTQQGKQILANLYSNVFVVEHEKQQQEQQKYLEKLGVGS, encoded by the coding sequence ATGTTCAATGCCACTGAAATTTTAATTGATGCCTTTGTAAATGAAATTCGAGAAGGCTACCGTCGCACTTATGGCTGCTTTAAAAATGATTATCAGGATATTATCGCCTGGGCTGGTAACATGGCTTTGGAAAACATTGCCAATAGCGATGCCCTTTATCACAATGTTGAACACACAGTTCTTGTCACCCTTGTGGGGCAAGAAATCTTACGTGGCAAACACATCAGAGAAGGCGGTGTTTCCAGTGAAGACTGGTTGCATTGTATTATTTCCTTAGTGAGCCATGATATTGGCTACGTTAAGGGAGTTTGCCGACTAGACCAAGAAGCAGTAGGCTTATATTCCACAGGTAAAAATGGCAAAATGGTTTCTGTCGCTCCTGGCGCTTCTGATGCCAGTCTTACGCCGTATCATGTTGATAGAGCCAAGCTTTTTATTGATGAGCGTTTTGGAGGTCACAAGTTAATAGATGCTGAGGCAATTAAGAGCAATATTGAACTGACACGATTTCCCGTGCCTGCGGCAGAAGATCATCAAGATACAAAATGCTTTGCCGGATTAGTCCGGGCTGCTGATTTGATTGGTCAACTAAGCGACCCACGTTACCTGAAGAAAATTACTTCTTTATTTTACGAGTTTGAAGAAACTGGTGTAAACAAAGTTTTGGGCTATAAAACCCCTGCCGATTTACGGAATAACTACGCTAAGTTTTACTGGAATGGTGTCTATCCCTATATCCAAGAAGGGCTGCATTACCTATCATTGACACAACAGGGCAAACAAATTCTCGCTAATCTTTACTCAAACGTGTTTGTTGTAGAACACGAAAAACAACAGCAAGAACAGCAGAAGTATTTAGAGAAGTTAGGTGTGGGGAGTTGA
- a CDS encoding efflux RND transporter periplasmic adaptor subunit: MSDESVSEIEVKEAITSEDANFLSKSEQKSTRAWLKPLFLGAGLGIAIAFGGMSVLSHLPSRQQSAVADKKINPSMTVTIATVEAARVVRTLKTTGTVAARDLIPVLPQTNGLQIKSIPEDVKEGVFVKKGQVLAVLDGSILQSQISQAKADVESKQADVESKQADLASKQADLASNKAIVQQKQADLAQAKAKLEEAAKNYQRYQQLADSGTISRQELDTRSYAVKTAIQVVNLSQENLRSAQANIGSAQANISNAQAIINKAKADVRSSAARVQQLQTQLEQTVMRAPVSGVIAEKLARVGDVTGVPPQTQVGTVIGGTQKLFSIIRDEKLELQAKVPEIQLNQVKIGASVQITSDVDQRVRSQGRVREIQPQVNDQRREATVKIDLPPTTLLKPGMFANAAITTNSAMTMVVPQKAVQSQADGSVIVFTLSSGDIVRSQKVDLENPTNGDKVEIKSGLQLGDRIVVDGAGYLKDGDKVRVAN; encoded by the coding sequence GTGAGCGATGAAAGTGTTTCAGAAATCGAGGTGAAAGAAGCTATAACCTCTGAGGATGCTAACTTTTTGAGCAAATCAGAGCAAAAATCAACTAGGGCATGGTTGAAGCCATTATTTTTGGGTGCTGGTTTAGGAATTGCGATCGCCTTTGGTGGAATGAGTGTATTAAGTCATCTTCCATCCCGTCAACAAAGCGCGGTAGCGGATAAAAAAATTAACCCATCAATGACAGTTACTATCGCCACAGTAGAAGCCGCCCGTGTTGTGCGGACTCTTAAAACTACTGGAACTGTAGCAGCACGTGATTTAATTCCGGTTCTACCACAGACAAACGGTTTACAAATCAAAAGTATCCCTGAAGATGTTAAAGAAGGGGTTTTTGTCAAAAAAGGTCAAGTTTTGGCGGTGTTGGATGGTTCCATATTGCAAAGCCAAATTAGCCAAGCAAAGGCAGATGTCGAATCAAAACAAGCCGATGTCGAATCCAAACAAGCAGATTTGGCATCCAAGCAGGCAGATTTGGCATCAAATAAAGCCATAGTCCAGCAAAAACAAGCAGATTTAGCTCAAGCGAAGGCAAAGCTAGAAGAAGCCGCCAAAAATTATCAGCGCTATCAACAACTGGCTGATTCTGGAACCATTAGTAGGCAAGAACTTGATACTCGTTCCTACGCTGTAAAAACTGCCATACAAGTTGTGAATCTATCCCAAGAAAACCTGCGTAGTGCCCAGGCTAATATCGGCAGCGCCCAGGCTAATATTAGTAATGCTCAAGCTATTATCAACAAAGCCAAAGCTGATGTCCGCAGCAGTGCCGCTAGGGTGCAACAACTACAAACTCAGTTGGAACAAACTGTGATGCGTGCGCCGGTTTCTGGAGTCATCGCGGAGAAACTGGCCAGAGTCGGTGATGTGACTGGTGTGCCGCCGCAAACGCAGGTGGGAACCGTGATTGGTGGCACACAAAAGCTATTTTCGATTATCCGAGATGAAAAGTTAGAACTTCAAGCGAAGGTTCCTGAAATTCAATTAAATCAGGTGAAAATTGGCGCATCTGTGCAAATTACTTCAGATGTCGATCAGCGCGTGCGATCGCAAGGACGAGTCAGAGAGATTCAACCACAGGTGAACGATCAAAGGCGAGAGGCTACAGTCAAAATTGACTTACCGCCAACCACTTTACTTAAACCAGGGATGTTTGCGAATGCTGCAATTACTACTAACTCAGCGATGACGATGGTAGTGCCGCAAAAAGCAGTCCAATCTCAAGCAGATGGAAGTGTAATTGTATTCACCTTATCAAGTGGAGATATAGTTCGCAGCCAGAAAGTGGACTTAGAAAATCCTACAAACGGCGACAAAGTAGAAATTAAGAGTGGGTTGCAGTTAGGCGATCGCATCGTAGTTGATGGTGCAGGATATCTCAAAGATGGTGATAAGGTTCGAGTTGCAAATTGA